A genomic stretch from Octopus sinensis linkage group LG14, ASM634580v1, whole genome shotgun sequence includes:
- the LOC115219237 gene encoding protocadherin beta-2-like isoform X3, giving the protein MLAPILLILSITSYTFCIDLIYHVEEEQNSGTYVGNIVADSKIFDSLPSTDHSLIWFSLIKQRLTDDTQLFNVSKTGKLYTTQLLDAESLCSYGKQCFKVVKVAVRQAKMFMKILKLKIVIEDINDHSPEFSDKQINLQFSEGDWKGMKKSIPNAIDNDITVRNSEITYELQENQNKPFALSVSKSLDGNSELGIYLKEKLDREKQEMYVIKIIAKDEGTPSKQGILLVHISVTDVNDNAPVFSQVVYNISIQNDESLLSPIAVLSASDLDSNENGKVSYYFSSKTSESAKRHFMLNEETGEIFLKETFASLEKQVNELFVRASDKGTPPLSSAALVLINVINQQNNYPTINVNFLTPLSESSAAISEDTEVGSFIAYVMLIDNDAGSNGEVSCELQHNKFQLLMLGSKEYKIILKNPVDRETKDHYTITIECQDNGTPPLEIVRKYSIEVMDVNDVQPKFTKNVFKFLIYENEKPYFPVGFINATDSDLGLGGQLTFSLLANNKYRLPFQITSYGFVSTNQSVDHELQNVYNFQVKVKDNGIPKLESIGEVIVEVIDQNDNAPYFTFPSVNPFNLDVHYHPQSKSDITTLRASDRDSHVNAFLRYEILGGNEKQLFTVNPYTGVLSFSRTVYQNDAGSYDIKVAVKDSGTPVLSATTRLSLTLTVSNTTSVLFTGSHSKSGSMLDINIVIIIVVIAVVVSISIVVFITICIVRHNNQRNLTNSPSLNASIQPWREMRHLISQTNNLVIITKNPDDIKHKNMQLVDLESQLVPEAEFNKQWKSSNLSRNLPSASQVYCDGGFVLSSDHKF; this is encoded by the exons ATGTTGGCACCAATACTATTAATCCTGTCCATTACTTCATATACCTTTTGTATCGATTTAATTTACCACGTTGAAGAAGAACAGAATTCTGGCACCTATGTAGGTAACATCGTTGCCGACAGCAAAATATTTGATTCTTTGCCTTCGACTGACCATAGTTTGATATGGTTCAGTTTAATAAAACAAAGATTAACTGACGACACTCAGTTATTTAATGTTAGTAAAACTGGGAAACTTTACACTACTCAATTACTAGATGCTGAATCACTTTGTTCTTATGGTAAACAATGTTTCAAGGTTGTGAAAGTTGCTGTTCGACAAGCAAAGatgtttatgaaaatattaaaactgaaaatagtaATTGAAGATATAAATGACCACTCACCAGAGTTTAGTGACAAGCAAATAAATCTTCAGTTTTCTGAAGGTGACtggaaaggaatgaaaaaatCTATCCCAAATGCTATTGATAATGATATAACCGTTCGCAATTCAGAAATAACCTATGAGCttcaagaaaaccaaaacaaaccaTTTGCACTGTCAGTCTCGAAAAGTCTTGATGGAAATTCAGAATTGggaatatatttgaaagaaaaactagACAGAGAAAAACAGGAAATGTATGTGATTAAAATAATTGCAAAAGACGAAGGTACGCCTTCGAAGCAAGGAATTTTACTGGTTCATATATCCGTGACCGATGTTAATGATAATGCTCCCGTTTTCTCTCAAGTTGTTTATAATATTTCAATTCAGAATGATGAAAGTCTGCTGTCTCCAATTGCTGTTTTGTCTGCCAGTGATTTAGATTCTAATGAAAATGGTAAAGTTTCCTACTATTTCAGTTCAAAAACATCGGAATCGGCTAAAAGACATTTTATGTTAAATGAAGAGACgggagaaatatttttgaaagaaacttttgcatctctcGAAAAGCAAGTCAATGAATTATTTGTGAGAGCAAGTGATAAAGGAACGCCTCCGTTAAGCTCGGCTGCTTTGGTTCTTATAAATGTAATTAACCAACAAAACAATTACCCAACTATCAATGTAAATTTTCTGACTCCTCTCAGTGAGAGCTCAGCAGCCATTTCAGAAGATACTGAAGTTGGTAGTTTCATTGCATATGTTATGCTGATTGATAATGATGCTGGTTCAAATGGAGAAGTATCATGTGAACTTCAACACAATAAATTCCAGCTTCTAATGTTGGGCTCAAAGGaatacaaaattattttgaaaaatccaGTTGACCGTGAGACAAAAGATCATTATACTATTACCATAGAATGTCAAGACAACGGAACTCCCCCATTAGAAATTGTACGGAAATACTCCATTGAAGTAATGGATGTGAATGATGTGCAACCAAAGTTTACAAAGAATGTATTTAAGTTTTTAATTTATGAGAATGAAAAACCTTATTTCCCTGTAGGTTTTATCAATGCCACAGACTCCGATCTTGGGCTTGGAGGCCAGCTGACATTTTCTTTGTTAGCTAACAATAAATACAGACTTCCATTCCAGATTACAAGCTACGGATTTGTATCCACAAACCAGTCTGTCGATCATGAATTGCAGAATGTTTATAATTTCCAAGTCAAGGTTAAAGACAACGGAATACCTAAACTTGAAAGTATTGGGGAAGTTATTGTTGAGGTTATTGATCAAAACGACAATGCCCCCTATTTTACATTTCCTAGCGTTAACCCTTTCAATCTAGATGTCCACTACCATCCGCAGAGCAAAAGTGACATCACAACCCTAAGAGCCTCTGATAGAGACAGTCATGTTAATGCCTTCCTCAGGTATGAAATACTTGGAGGCAATGAGAAACAATTATTTACAGTTAATCCTTATACGGGGGTTTTATCTTTTTCACGTACAGTTTACCAAAACGACGCTGGGTCATATGATATAAAAGTAGCTGTCAAAGACAGTGGTACACCAGTTTTGTCGGCTACCACTAGATTGTCTTTAACTCTGACTGTTAGCAATACAACATCTGTCTTGTTTACTGGTTCACATTCCAAATCTGGAAGTATGCTAGATATAAACATTgtgataattattgttgttattgctgttgttgtgtcgATATCTATAGTCGTATTTATTACAATATGTATAGTTCGGCACAATAATCAACGGAATCTAACAAACAGCCCCTCATTGAATGCATCAATCCAGCCTTGGAGGGAAATGAGACATTTGATATCACAAACAAACAACCTCGTCATTATAACAAAGAACCCTGATGACATCAAACATAAAAACATGCAGCTTGTAGATTTGGAAAGTCAACTTGTCCCGGAAGCTGAATTCAACAAACAATGGAAGTCTTCAAATCTCAGCAGAAATCTTCCTTCAGCAAGTCAG GTGTACTGTGATGGTGGGTTTGTTCTGTCTTCTGATCACAAATTTTGA
- the LOC115219237 gene encoding protocadherin beta-2-like isoform X1, protein MLAPILLILSITSYTFCIDLIYHVEEEQNSGTYVGNIVADSKIFDSLPSTDHSLIWFSLIKQRLTDDTQLFNVSKTGKLYTTQLLDAESLCSYGKQCFKVVKVAVRQAKMFMKILKLKIVIEDINDHSPEFSDKQINLQFSEGDWKGMKKSIPNAIDNDITVRNSEITYELQENQNKPFALSVSKSLDGNSELGIYLKEKLDREKQEMYVIKIIAKDEGTPSKQGILLVHISVTDVNDNAPVFSQVVYNISIQNDESLLSPIAVLSASDLDSNENGKVSYYFSSKTSESAKRHFMLNEETGEIFLKETFASLEKQVNELFVRASDKGTPPLSSAALVLINVINQQNNYPTINVNFLTPLSESSAAISEDTEVGSFIAYVMLIDNDAGSNGEVSCELQHNKFQLLMLGSKEYKIILKNPVDRETKDHYTITIECQDNGTPPLEIVRKYSIEVMDVNDVQPKFTKNVFKFLIYENEKPYFPVGFINATDSDLGLGGQLTFSLLANNKYRLPFQITSYGFVSTNQSVDHELQNVYNFQVKVKDNGIPKLESIGEVIVEVIDQNDNAPYFTFPSVNPFNLDVHYHPQSKSDITTLRASDRDSHVNAFLRYEILGGNEKQLFTVNPYTGVLSFSRTVYQNDAGSYDIKVAVKDSGTPVLSATTRLSLTLTVSNTTSVLFTGSHSKSGSMLDINIVIIIVVIAVVVSISIVVFITICIVRHNNQRNLTNSPSLNASIQPWREMRHLISQTNNLVIITKNPDDIKHKNMQLVDLESQLVPEAEFNKQWKSSNLSRNLPSASQMNVQKVAGNSASSDIDRDILASDYKFDCGPVVMESVHGWNGLDTGQYEEISDNGYHKIITKTALW, encoded by the coding sequence ATGTTGGCACCAATACTATTAATCCTGTCCATTACTTCATATACCTTTTGTATCGATTTAATTTACCACGTTGAAGAAGAACAGAATTCTGGCACCTATGTAGGTAACATCGTTGCCGACAGCAAAATATTTGATTCTTTGCCTTCGACTGACCATAGTTTGATATGGTTCAGTTTAATAAAACAAAGATTAACTGACGACACTCAGTTATTTAATGTTAGTAAAACTGGGAAACTTTACACTACTCAATTACTAGATGCTGAATCACTTTGTTCTTATGGTAAACAATGTTTCAAGGTTGTGAAAGTTGCTGTTCGACAAGCAAAGatgtttatgaaaatattaaaactgaaaatagtaATTGAAGATATAAATGACCACTCACCAGAGTTTAGTGACAAGCAAATAAATCTTCAGTTTTCTGAAGGTGACtggaaaggaatgaaaaaatCTATCCCAAATGCTATTGATAATGATATAACCGTTCGCAATTCAGAAATAACCTATGAGCttcaagaaaaccaaaacaaaccaTTTGCACTGTCAGTCTCGAAAAGTCTTGATGGAAATTCAGAATTGggaatatatttgaaagaaaaactagACAGAGAAAAACAGGAAATGTATGTGATTAAAATAATTGCAAAAGACGAAGGTACGCCTTCGAAGCAAGGAATTTTACTGGTTCATATATCCGTGACCGATGTTAATGATAATGCTCCCGTTTTCTCTCAAGTTGTTTATAATATTTCAATTCAGAATGATGAAAGTCTGCTGTCTCCAATTGCTGTTTTGTCTGCCAGTGATTTAGATTCTAATGAAAATGGTAAAGTTTCCTACTATTTCAGTTCAAAAACATCGGAATCGGCTAAAAGACATTTTATGTTAAATGAAGAGACgggagaaatatttttgaaagaaacttttgcatctctcGAAAAGCAAGTCAATGAATTATTTGTGAGAGCAAGTGATAAAGGAACGCCTCCGTTAAGCTCGGCTGCTTTGGTTCTTATAAATGTAATTAACCAACAAAACAATTACCCAACTATCAATGTAAATTTTCTGACTCCTCTCAGTGAGAGCTCAGCAGCCATTTCAGAAGATACTGAAGTTGGTAGTTTCATTGCATATGTTATGCTGATTGATAATGATGCTGGTTCAAATGGAGAAGTATCATGTGAACTTCAACACAATAAATTCCAGCTTCTAATGTTGGGCTCAAAGGaatacaaaattattttgaaaaatccaGTTGACCGTGAGACAAAAGATCATTATACTATTACCATAGAATGTCAAGACAACGGAACTCCCCCATTAGAAATTGTACGGAAATACTCCATTGAAGTAATGGATGTGAATGATGTGCAACCAAAGTTTACAAAGAATGTATTTAAGTTTTTAATTTATGAGAATGAAAAACCTTATTTCCCTGTAGGTTTTATCAATGCCACAGACTCCGATCTTGGGCTTGGAGGCCAGCTGACATTTTCTTTGTTAGCTAACAATAAATACAGACTTCCATTCCAGATTACAAGCTACGGATTTGTATCCACAAACCAGTCTGTCGATCATGAATTGCAGAATGTTTATAATTTCCAAGTCAAGGTTAAAGACAACGGAATACCTAAACTTGAAAGTATTGGGGAAGTTATTGTTGAGGTTATTGATCAAAACGACAATGCCCCCTATTTTACATTTCCTAGCGTTAACCCTTTCAATCTAGATGTCCACTACCATCCGCAGAGCAAAAGTGACATCACAACCCTAAGAGCCTCTGATAGAGACAGTCATGTTAATGCCTTCCTCAGGTATGAAATACTTGGAGGCAATGAGAAACAATTATTTACAGTTAATCCTTATACGGGGGTTTTATCTTTTTCACGTACAGTTTACCAAAACGACGCTGGGTCATATGATATAAAAGTAGCTGTCAAAGACAGTGGTACACCAGTTTTGTCGGCTACCACTAGATTGTCTTTAACTCTGACTGTTAGCAATACAACATCTGTCTTGTTTACTGGTTCACATTCCAAATCTGGAAGTATGCTAGATATAAACATTgtgataattattgttgttattgctgttgttgtgtcgATATCTATAGTCGTATTTATTACAATATGTATAGTTCGGCACAATAATCAACGGAATCTAACAAACAGCCCCTCATTGAATGCATCAATCCAGCCTTGGAGGGAAATGAGACATTTGATATCACAAACAAACAACCTCGTCATTATAACAAAGAACCCTGATGACATCAAACATAAAAACATGCAGCTTGTAGATTTGGAAAGTCAACTTGTCCCGGAAGCTGAATTCAACAAACAATGGAAGTCTTCAAATCTCAGCAGAAATCTTCCTTCAGCAAGTCAG
- the LOC115219237 gene encoding protocadherin beta-2-like isoform X2, with amino-acid sequence MLAPILLILSITSYTFCIDLIYHVEEEQNSGTYVGNIVADSKIFDSLPSTDHSLIWFSLIKQRLTDDTQLFNVSKTGKLYTTQLLDAESLCSYGKQCFKVVKVAVRQAKMFMKILKLKIVIEDINDHSPEFSDKQINLQFSEGDWKGMKKSIPNAIDNDITVRNSEITYELQENQNKPFALSVSKSLDGNSELGIYLKEKLDREKQEMYVIKIIAKDEGTPSKQGILLVHISVTDVNDNAPVFSQVVYNISIQNDESLLSPIAVLSASDLDSNENGKVSYYFSSKTSESAKRHFMLNEETGEIFLKETFASLEKQVNELFVRASDKGTPPLSSAALVLINVINQQNNYPTINVNFLTPLSESSAAISEDTEVGSFIAYVMLIDNDAGSNGEVSCELQHNKFQLLMLGSKEYKIILKNPVDRETKDHYTITIECQDNGTPPLEIVRKYSIEVMDVNDVQPKFTKNVFKFLIYENEKPYFPVGFINATDSDLGLGGQLTFSLLANNKYRLPFQITSYGFVSTNQSVDHELQNVYNFQVKVKDNGIPKLESIGEVIVEVIDQNDNAPYFTFPSVNPFNLDVHYHPQSKSDITTLRASDRDSHVNAFLRYEILGGNEKQLFTVNPYTGVLSFSRTVYQNDAGSYDIKVAVKDSGTPVLSATTRLSLTLTVSNTTSVLFTGSHSKSGSMLDINIVIIIVVIAVVVSISIVVFITICIVRHNNQRNLTNSPSLNASIQPWREMRHLISQTNNLVIITKNPDDIKHKNMQLVDLESQLVPEAEFNKQWKSSNLSRNLPSASQMNVQKVAGNSASSDIDRDILASDYKFDCGPVVMESVHGWNGLDTGQYEEISARCPS; translated from the coding sequence ATGTTGGCACCAATACTATTAATCCTGTCCATTACTTCATATACCTTTTGTATCGATTTAATTTACCACGTTGAAGAAGAACAGAATTCTGGCACCTATGTAGGTAACATCGTTGCCGACAGCAAAATATTTGATTCTTTGCCTTCGACTGACCATAGTTTGATATGGTTCAGTTTAATAAAACAAAGATTAACTGACGACACTCAGTTATTTAATGTTAGTAAAACTGGGAAACTTTACACTACTCAATTACTAGATGCTGAATCACTTTGTTCTTATGGTAAACAATGTTTCAAGGTTGTGAAAGTTGCTGTTCGACAAGCAAAGatgtttatgaaaatattaaaactgaaaatagtaATTGAAGATATAAATGACCACTCACCAGAGTTTAGTGACAAGCAAATAAATCTTCAGTTTTCTGAAGGTGACtggaaaggaatgaaaaaatCTATCCCAAATGCTATTGATAATGATATAACCGTTCGCAATTCAGAAATAACCTATGAGCttcaagaaaaccaaaacaaaccaTTTGCACTGTCAGTCTCGAAAAGTCTTGATGGAAATTCAGAATTGggaatatatttgaaagaaaaactagACAGAGAAAAACAGGAAATGTATGTGATTAAAATAATTGCAAAAGACGAAGGTACGCCTTCGAAGCAAGGAATTTTACTGGTTCATATATCCGTGACCGATGTTAATGATAATGCTCCCGTTTTCTCTCAAGTTGTTTATAATATTTCAATTCAGAATGATGAAAGTCTGCTGTCTCCAATTGCTGTTTTGTCTGCCAGTGATTTAGATTCTAATGAAAATGGTAAAGTTTCCTACTATTTCAGTTCAAAAACATCGGAATCGGCTAAAAGACATTTTATGTTAAATGAAGAGACgggagaaatatttttgaaagaaacttttgcatctctcGAAAAGCAAGTCAATGAATTATTTGTGAGAGCAAGTGATAAAGGAACGCCTCCGTTAAGCTCGGCTGCTTTGGTTCTTATAAATGTAATTAACCAACAAAACAATTACCCAACTATCAATGTAAATTTTCTGACTCCTCTCAGTGAGAGCTCAGCAGCCATTTCAGAAGATACTGAAGTTGGTAGTTTCATTGCATATGTTATGCTGATTGATAATGATGCTGGTTCAAATGGAGAAGTATCATGTGAACTTCAACACAATAAATTCCAGCTTCTAATGTTGGGCTCAAAGGaatacaaaattattttgaaaaatccaGTTGACCGTGAGACAAAAGATCATTATACTATTACCATAGAATGTCAAGACAACGGAACTCCCCCATTAGAAATTGTACGGAAATACTCCATTGAAGTAATGGATGTGAATGATGTGCAACCAAAGTTTACAAAGAATGTATTTAAGTTTTTAATTTATGAGAATGAAAAACCTTATTTCCCTGTAGGTTTTATCAATGCCACAGACTCCGATCTTGGGCTTGGAGGCCAGCTGACATTTTCTTTGTTAGCTAACAATAAATACAGACTTCCATTCCAGATTACAAGCTACGGATTTGTATCCACAAACCAGTCTGTCGATCATGAATTGCAGAATGTTTATAATTTCCAAGTCAAGGTTAAAGACAACGGAATACCTAAACTTGAAAGTATTGGGGAAGTTATTGTTGAGGTTATTGATCAAAACGACAATGCCCCCTATTTTACATTTCCTAGCGTTAACCCTTTCAATCTAGATGTCCACTACCATCCGCAGAGCAAAAGTGACATCACAACCCTAAGAGCCTCTGATAGAGACAGTCATGTTAATGCCTTCCTCAGGTATGAAATACTTGGAGGCAATGAGAAACAATTATTTACAGTTAATCCTTATACGGGGGTTTTATCTTTTTCACGTACAGTTTACCAAAACGACGCTGGGTCATATGATATAAAAGTAGCTGTCAAAGACAGTGGTACACCAGTTTTGTCGGCTACCACTAGATTGTCTTTAACTCTGACTGTTAGCAATACAACATCTGTCTTGTTTACTGGTTCACATTCCAAATCTGGAAGTATGCTAGATATAAACATTgtgataattattgttgttattgctgttgttgtgtcgATATCTATAGTCGTATTTATTACAATATGTATAGTTCGGCACAATAATCAACGGAATCTAACAAACAGCCCCTCATTGAATGCATCAATCCAGCCTTGGAGGGAAATGAGACATTTGATATCACAAACAAACAACCTCGTCATTATAACAAAGAACCCTGATGACATCAAACATAAAAACATGCAGCTTGTAGATTTGGAAAGTCAACTTGTCCCGGAAGCTGAATTCAACAAACAATGGAAGTCTTCAAATCTCAGCAGAAATCTTCCTTCAGCAAGTCAG